One genomic region from Anthonomus grandis grandis chromosome 1, icAntGran1.3, whole genome shotgun sequence encodes:
- the LOC126734625 gene encoding syntaxin-8: protein MALIFIEDHPWILEHESCEKLQREIMGQLAERQKHPRTSTKHAQISADIRLRLKQYNTQLVQLRQMLDQSSGTSTITFAESERRTRQVEVLMTKATQMQKLFDDQLSSKRMEERGSLLGQNTDWEGAGGSSNMNIGDMRSKQKQMLGEQEKGLENLSKIISRQKDIANTITNEVDYHNEILDDIGTQVDQTDQRVRNETGRVATVDRKDNTCAYWIVIIILFISIIIVAVI from the exons ATGGCCCTCATTTTTATAGAAGACCACCCCTG GATCTTAGAGCATGAATCATGCGAAAAACTACAGAGGGAGATCATGGGCCAGCTCGCCGAACGGCAAAAACACCCCAGAACGAGCACCAAACATGCCCAAATATCTGCTGATATTCGGCTAAGGCTGAAACAATACAACACACAATTGGTACAGTTAAGACAGATGTTGGATCAGTCTTCAGGGACCAGTACAAT TACTTTTGCAGAATCTGAAAGAAGAACAAGGCAAGTGGAAGTTTTAATGACGAAAGCAACCCAGATGCAGAAATTGTTTGACGATCAGTTGTCTAGTAAGAGAATGGAAGAAAGGGGAAGTCTTTTGGGTCAAAATACCGATTGGGAGGGTGCTGGGGGGTCTTCTAATATGAACATTGGAGATATGAGGAGTAAACAGAAGCAAATGTTGGGAg AGCAAGAAAAAGGGTTGGAGAACCTTTCAAAGATCATTTCCAGGCAAAAGGATATTGCGAACACTATCACTAATGAGGTGGATTATCATAATG aaattcttgatgATATTGGTACCCAAGTGGATCAGACGGACCAAAGAGTAAGAAATGAAACTGGTAGAGTGGCAACAGTGGACAGAAAGGACAACACTTGCGCCTACTGGATtgtgataataattttatttattagtataatAATTGTTGCAGTAATTTGA
- the LOC126740409 gene encoding uncharacterized protein LOC126740409 isoform X1, producing MVKFELNNDKEQSKSLMIHGGEPTSAADDMDQLKKKLNSPLKALDESKLDSTHGYSLHSEIDLDASYEEKIIKDIIGSMRKALKSNSFSSKSSPNKKLNGHSTSSDSEVKDINIKRKKKKKKDEELQFNSSFCHSDSSSSGIWKLKKEKRKLEFKESSDEKSPHKAKKKKAHIELSDNSSKLGVFSPTFMNETVSIEDIKEESTKSIKSYACELNESKENSSEEKTSQKLKKEKKRKAHIAEVIEEESKLGIFSSTFMDETISDLSSIDFKVVSSHSLKSLACSLNGSKESSNEEKSSQKLKKKKKMHVAELNEKENSKLDIFTPNTLSDDSSIDIKEVSKRSRKKYKKLSPSDKKLDLLSPDFEVPPLHKLLNRVSKPNPEQRALIQLNQIATKSGKYLKHEDQQILENWQHFIQVNDLPNDATRFYSLDKRFIHATDKQKFLYYLARNMPERTPYSVYQRFKCLVMNTKQGKFSQEEDAYILKKLTKKNKKKNWGAVKIANKLNRSVKSIHKRIEILQNQHTRKIKFKGQNAATFIKYLIKVTGIPKYDVGQLKDRTITAEQWAKLSRKLDGIPVRVLQKAWLCKLYPALFIPDDVDDMADVKFKLIQVLSQSNETEWKSISWAKFVPHFEGFTGLRLYILMNQLVKKYVAPHRRHSLKKCLKTLLKVKREEMPSKPIEKISYENGTVSQRGVILVKEEDD from the exons atggtaaaattTGAGCTTAATAATGATAAAGAGCAGTCTAAAAGCCTAATGATTCATGGTGGAGAGCCTACGAGTGCTGCTGATGA TATGGAtcagttaaagaaaaaactaaattcccCATTAAAAGCTTTGGATGAGTCTAAATTGGACAG TACCCATGGGTACTCCTTACATTCAGAAATAGATTTAGATGCTTCTTATGAAGAAAAGATTATCAAGGATATCATTGGTAGTATGAGGAAAGCGCTTAAGAGCAACAG CTTTAGTAGCAAAAGTAGtccaaacaaaaaactaaatggcCATAGTACTTCATCTGATTCGGAAGTCAAAGATATAAA TattaaaagaaagaagaaaaaaaagaaagatgaAGAACTGCAATTTAATTCTTCATTTTGTCATAGTGACAGCAGCAGTAGTGGTATCTG gaaattaaaaaaggaaaagagaAAACTTGAGTTTAAAGAAAGCTCGGATGAGAAAAGTCCTCA CAAAGCAAAAAAGAAGAAGGCACATATTGAACTGAGTGATAATAGTAGTAAATTAGGTGTATTTTCGCCAACTTTTATGAATGAAACAGTGTCCATTGAAGACATTAAAG AAGAATCAACCAAGAGCATTAAAAGTTATGCATGTGAACTTAATGAGTCTAAAGAGAATTCAAGTGAGGAGAAAACTTCTCA GAAActgaaaaaagagaaaaagaggAAGGCGCATATTGCCGAAGTAATAGAAGAAGAGAGTAAATTGGGGATTTTCTCTTCAACTTTTATGGATGAAACAATATCTGATTTGAGCAGTATTGATTTTAAAG TAGTATCATCCCACAGTCTTAAAAGCCTTGCATGTAGCCTTAATGGGTCTAAAGAAAGTTCAAATGAGGAGAAAAGTTCCCA gaaactaaaaaagaagaagaagatgcaTGTAGCTGAGCtgaatgaaaaagaaaatagtaaaTTAGACATTTTTACACCCAACACATTGTCTGATGACAGCAGTATAGACATTAAAG AGGTATCAAAGAGAAGtcgtaaaaaatacaaaaaactgtcACCAAGCGATAAAAAG CTGGATTTATTATCCCCAGACTTTGAAGTGCCTCCCCTCCATAAACTCCTTAACCGAGTTTCCAAACCAAATCCAGAGCAGAGGGCACTTATCCAATTAAATCAAATAGCAACTAAATCGGGGAAGTACCTGAAACATGAAGATCAGCAAATTTTGGAGAACTGGCAACACTTTATACAA gTAAATGATTTGCCCAATGATGCAACACGTTTTTATTCACTGGACAAGAGGTTTATTCATGCCACTGATAAGCAGaagtttctttattatttgGCACGGAATATGCCGGAAAGGACGCCTTATAGTGTGTATCAGAGGTTTAAGTGTTTGGTGATGAATACCAAGCAAGGAAA ATTTTCCCAAGAAGAAGACGCCTATATCCTAAAAAAGCTaaccaaaaaaaacaaaaaaaagaactgGGGTGCAGTAAAGATCGCAAACAAACTAAATCGATCGGTAAAGTCGATACATAAACGCATTGAAATCTTACAAAACCAACACACGCGAAAGATAAAGTTTAAAGGGCAAAATGCCGCCACTTTTATCAAATATCTGATTAAAGTCACGGGGATTCCTAAGTATGACGTCGGCCAGTTGAAGGACCGCACTATCACCGCTGAACAGTGGGCCAAACTATCCAGGAAACTGGACGGTATACCAGTGAGGGTTTTACAGAAGGCTTGGCTCTGTAAACTCTATCCGGCGCTGTTTATTCCGGACGATGTGGACGATATGGCCGACgtcaaatttaaattgattCAAGT tttatccCAGAGCAACGAGACTGAGTGGAAAAGTATCAGTTGGGCCAAATTCGTGCCCCATTTCGAGGGATTCACCGGCTTAAGGTTGTACATTTTGATGAATCAGCTGGTGAAAAAATACGTAGCCCCTCATAGAAGGCACAGTTTAAAAA aatgtTTGAAGactttattaaaagttaaaaggGAAGAAATGCCAAGCAAACCGATAGAGaaaatttcatatgaaaacGGAACAGTGAGCCAACGTGGTGTGATTTTGGTTAAAGAAGAGGACGATTAA
- the LOC126740409 gene encoding uncharacterized protein LOC126740409 isoform X2, with amino-acid sequence MVKFELNNDKEQSKSLMIHGGEPTSAADDMDQLKKKLNSPLKALDESKLDSTHGYSLHSEIDLDASYEEKIIKDIIGSMRKALKSNSFSSKSSPNKKLNGHSTSSDSEVKDINIKRKKKKKKDEELQFNSSFCHSDSSSSGIWKLKKEKRKLEFKESSDEKSPHKAKKKKAHIELSDNSSKLGVFSPTFMNETVSIEDIKEESTKSIKSYACELNESKENSSEEKTSQKLKKEKKRKAHIAEVIEEESKLGIFSSTFMDETISDLSSIDFKVSSHSLKSLACSLNGSKESSNEEKSSQKLKKKKKMHVAELNEKENSKLDIFTPNTLSDDSSIDIKEVSKRSRKKYKKLSPSDKKLDLLSPDFEVPPLHKLLNRVSKPNPEQRALIQLNQIATKSGKYLKHEDQQILENWQHFIQVNDLPNDATRFYSLDKRFIHATDKQKFLYYLARNMPERTPYSVYQRFKCLVMNTKQGKFSQEEDAYILKKLTKKNKKKNWGAVKIANKLNRSVKSIHKRIEILQNQHTRKIKFKGQNAATFIKYLIKVTGIPKYDVGQLKDRTITAEQWAKLSRKLDGIPVRVLQKAWLCKLYPALFIPDDVDDMADVKFKLIQVLSQSNETEWKSISWAKFVPHFEGFTGLRLYILMNQLVKKYVAPHRRHSLKKCLKTLLKVKREEMPSKPIEKISYENGTVSQRGVILVKEEDD; translated from the exons atggtaaaattTGAGCTTAATAATGATAAAGAGCAGTCTAAAAGCCTAATGATTCATGGTGGAGAGCCTACGAGTGCTGCTGATGA TATGGAtcagttaaagaaaaaactaaattcccCATTAAAAGCTTTGGATGAGTCTAAATTGGACAG TACCCATGGGTACTCCTTACATTCAGAAATAGATTTAGATGCTTCTTATGAAGAAAAGATTATCAAGGATATCATTGGTAGTATGAGGAAAGCGCTTAAGAGCAACAG CTTTAGTAGCAAAAGTAGtccaaacaaaaaactaaatggcCATAGTACTTCATCTGATTCGGAAGTCAAAGATATAAA TattaaaagaaagaagaaaaaaaagaaagatgaAGAACTGCAATTTAATTCTTCATTTTGTCATAGTGACAGCAGCAGTAGTGGTATCTG gaaattaaaaaaggaaaagagaAAACTTGAGTTTAAAGAAAGCTCGGATGAGAAAAGTCCTCA CAAAGCAAAAAAGAAGAAGGCACATATTGAACTGAGTGATAATAGTAGTAAATTAGGTGTATTTTCGCCAACTTTTATGAATGAAACAGTGTCCATTGAAGACATTAAAG AAGAATCAACCAAGAGCATTAAAAGTTATGCATGTGAACTTAATGAGTCTAAAGAGAATTCAAGTGAGGAGAAAACTTCTCA GAAActgaaaaaagagaaaaagaggAAGGCGCATATTGCCGAAGTAATAGAAGAAGAGAGTAAATTGGGGATTTTCTCTTCAACTTTTATGGATGAAACAATATCTGATTTGAGCAGTATTGATTTTAAAG TATCATCCCACAGTCTTAAAAGCCTTGCATGTAGCCTTAATGGGTCTAAAGAAAGTTCAAATGAGGAGAAAAGTTCCCA gaaactaaaaaagaagaagaagatgcaTGTAGCTGAGCtgaatgaaaaagaaaatagtaaaTTAGACATTTTTACACCCAACACATTGTCTGATGACAGCAGTATAGACATTAAAG AGGTATCAAAGAGAAGtcgtaaaaaatacaaaaaactgtcACCAAGCGATAAAAAG CTGGATTTATTATCCCCAGACTTTGAAGTGCCTCCCCTCCATAAACTCCTTAACCGAGTTTCCAAACCAAATCCAGAGCAGAGGGCACTTATCCAATTAAATCAAATAGCAACTAAATCGGGGAAGTACCTGAAACATGAAGATCAGCAAATTTTGGAGAACTGGCAACACTTTATACAA gTAAATGATTTGCCCAATGATGCAACACGTTTTTATTCACTGGACAAGAGGTTTATTCATGCCACTGATAAGCAGaagtttctttattatttgGCACGGAATATGCCGGAAAGGACGCCTTATAGTGTGTATCAGAGGTTTAAGTGTTTGGTGATGAATACCAAGCAAGGAAA ATTTTCCCAAGAAGAAGACGCCTATATCCTAAAAAAGCTaaccaaaaaaaacaaaaaaaagaactgGGGTGCAGTAAAGATCGCAAACAAACTAAATCGATCGGTAAAGTCGATACATAAACGCATTGAAATCTTACAAAACCAACACACGCGAAAGATAAAGTTTAAAGGGCAAAATGCCGCCACTTTTATCAAATATCTGATTAAAGTCACGGGGATTCCTAAGTATGACGTCGGCCAGTTGAAGGACCGCACTATCACCGCTGAACAGTGGGCCAAACTATCCAGGAAACTGGACGGTATACCAGTGAGGGTTTTACAGAAGGCTTGGCTCTGTAAACTCTATCCGGCGCTGTTTATTCCGGACGATGTGGACGATATGGCCGACgtcaaatttaaattgattCAAGT tttatccCAGAGCAACGAGACTGAGTGGAAAAGTATCAGTTGGGCCAAATTCGTGCCCCATTTCGAGGGATTCACCGGCTTAAGGTTGTACATTTTGATGAATCAGCTGGTGAAAAAATACGTAGCCCCTCATAGAAGGCACAGTTTAAAAA aatgtTTGAAGactttattaaaagttaaaaggGAAGAAATGCCAAGCAAACCGATAGAGaaaatttcatatgaaaacGGAACAGTGAGCCAACGTGGTGTGATTTTGGTTAAAGAAGAGGACGATTAA
- the LOC126740409 gene encoding uncharacterized protein LOC126740409 isoform X3, whose protein sequence is MDQLKKKLNSPLKALDESKLDSTHGYSLHSEIDLDASYEEKIIKDIIGSMRKALKSNSFSSKSSPNKKLNGHSTSSDSEVKDINIKRKKKKKKDEELQFNSSFCHSDSSSSGIWKLKKEKRKLEFKESSDEKSPHKAKKKKAHIELSDNSSKLGVFSPTFMNETVSIEDIKEESTKSIKSYACELNESKENSSEEKTSQKLKKEKKRKAHIAEVIEEESKLGIFSSTFMDETISDLSSIDFKVVSSHSLKSLACSLNGSKESSNEEKSSQKLKKKKKMHVAELNEKENSKLDIFTPNTLSDDSSIDIKEVSKRSRKKYKKLSPSDKKLDLLSPDFEVPPLHKLLNRVSKPNPEQRALIQLNQIATKSGKYLKHEDQQILENWQHFIQVNDLPNDATRFYSLDKRFIHATDKQKFLYYLARNMPERTPYSVYQRFKCLVMNTKQGKFSQEEDAYILKKLTKKNKKKNWGAVKIANKLNRSVKSIHKRIEILQNQHTRKIKFKGQNAATFIKYLIKVTGIPKYDVGQLKDRTITAEQWAKLSRKLDGIPVRVLQKAWLCKLYPALFIPDDVDDMADVKFKLIQVLSQSNETEWKSISWAKFVPHFEGFTGLRLYILMNQLVKKYVAPHRRHSLKKCLKTLLKVKREEMPSKPIEKISYENGTVSQRGVILVKEEDD, encoded by the exons ATGGAtcagttaaagaaaaaactaaattcccCATTAAAAGCTTTGGATGAGTCTAAATTGGACAG TACCCATGGGTACTCCTTACATTCAGAAATAGATTTAGATGCTTCTTATGAAGAAAAGATTATCAAGGATATCATTGGTAGTATGAGGAAAGCGCTTAAGAGCAACAG CTTTAGTAGCAAAAGTAGtccaaacaaaaaactaaatggcCATAGTACTTCATCTGATTCGGAAGTCAAAGATATAAA TattaaaagaaagaagaaaaaaaagaaagatgaAGAACTGCAATTTAATTCTTCATTTTGTCATAGTGACAGCAGCAGTAGTGGTATCTG gaaattaaaaaaggaaaagagaAAACTTGAGTTTAAAGAAAGCTCGGATGAGAAAAGTCCTCA CAAAGCAAAAAAGAAGAAGGCACATATTGAACTGAGTGATAATAGTAGTAAATTAGGTGTATTTTCGCCAACTTTTATGAATGAAACAGTGTCCATTGAAGACATTAAAG AAGAATCAACCAAGAGCATTAAAAGTTATGCATGTGAACTTAATGAGTCTAAAGAGAATTCAAGTGAGGAGAAAACTTCTCA GAAActgaaaaaagagaaaaagaggAAGGCGCATATTGCCGAAGTAATAGAAGAAGAGAGTAAATTGGGGATTTTCTCTTCAACTTTTATGGATGAAACAATATCTGATTTGAGCAGTATTGATTTTAAAG TAGTATCATCCCACAGTCTTAAAAGCCTTGCATGTAGCCTTAATGGGTCTAAAGAAAGTTCAAATGAGGAGAAAAGTTCCCA gaaactaaaaaagaagaagaagatgcaTGTAGCTGAGCtgaatgaaaaagaaaatagtaaaTTAGACATTTTTACACCCAACACATTGTCTGATGACAGCAGTATAGACATTAAAG AGGTATCAAAGAGAAGtcgtaaaaaatacaaaaaactgtcACCAAGCGATAAAAAG CTGGATTTATTATCCCCAGACTTTGAAGTGCCTCCCCTCCATAAACTCCTTAACCGAGTTTCCAAACCAAATCCAGAGCAGAGGGCACTTATCCAATTAAATCAAATAGCAACTAAATCGGGGAAGTACCTGAAACATGAAGATCAGCAAATTTTGGAGAACTGGCAACACTTTATACAA gTAAATGATTTGCCCAATGATGCAACACGTTTTTATTCACTGGACAAGAGGTTTATTCATGCCACTGATAAGCAGaagtttctttattatttgGCACGGAATATGCCGGAAAGGACGCCTTATAGTGTGTATCAGAGGTTTAAGTGTTTGGTGATGAATACCAAGCAAGGAAA ATTTTCCCAAGAAGAAGACGCCTATATCCTAAAAAAGCTaaccaaaaaaaacaaaaaaaagaactgGGGTGCAGTAAAGATCGCAAACAAACTAAATCGATCGGTAAAGTCGATACATAAACGCATTGAAATCTTACAAAACCAACACACGCGAAAGATAAAGTTTAAAGGGCAAAATGCCGCCACTTTTATCAAATATCTGATTAAAGTCACGGGGATTCCTAAGTATGACGTCGGCCAGTTGAAGGACCGCACTATCACCGCTGAACAGTGGGCCAAACTATCCAGGAAACTGGACGGTATACCAGTGAGGGTTTTACAGAAGGCTTGGCTCTGTAAACTCTATCCGGCGCTGTTTATTCCGGACGATGTGGACGATATGGCCGACgtcaaatttaaattgattCAAGT tttatccCAGAGCAACGAGACTGAGTGGAAAAGTATCAGTTGGGCCAAATTCGTGCCCCATTTCGAGGGATTCACCGGCTTAAGGTTGTACATTTTGATGAATCAGCTGGTGAAAAAATACGTAGCCCCTCATAGAAGGCACAGTTTAAAAA aatgtTTGAAGactttattaaaagttaaaaggGAAGAAATGCCAAGCAAACCGATAGAGaaaatttcatatgaaaacGGAACAGTGAGCCAACGTGGTGTGATTTTGGTTAAAGAAGAGGACGATTAA